TGTTCGGCGGCCGGGTGTCCATCCCGGCGCTGGCCATCCTTGCCGCCGTCGCCCTGCTGATCGGCTTGGTCGGTGGCATCATCGGCCGCAAGACGGCCGAGGTGGTGCAGGCTTTCACCACCTCGAAGGTCACCTTGACCACCGATGACAGCACCCAACCCGACGAGTCCCGCTTCACCGCTGTCGCCAACGCGGTCAAGAGTGCGGTGGTGACCATCGAGGCCAGCTCCGATGACGAGGTGGCACAGGGCTCGGGCGTCGTCATCGACCCCAAGGGCTACGTCATCACCAACAATCACGTGATCTCCGACGCCGCGAAGAACCCCGGAAAGTTCAAGATCGAAGTCATCTTCAACGACAGCAAGAAGGTGCCCGCCAATCTCGTGGGGCGCGACCCGAAGACGGATATCGCGGTGTTGAAGGTGGACAACGTCGACAACCTGACGGTGGCGCGTCTCGGTGACTCCGACAAGGTCGCGGTGGGCGCCGAGGTCATCGCCTTCGGTTCTCCGCTGGGTCTGCGCAGCACGGTGACCAGCGGCATCATCAGCGCGCTGCATCGCCCGGTGCCTCTCTCCGGTGAGGGCAGTGACACCGACACCGTGATCGACGCACTGCAGACGGACGCCGCCATCAACCACGGCAACTCCGGTGGTCCGCTGATCGACATGAAGTCTCAGGTGATCGGGATCAATACCGCTGGAAAGTCGTTGAGCGACAGTTCCAGTGGCCTGGGGTTCGCCATTCCGATCAACGAGGCTGCCGAGGTCGCGCAGACGTTGATCCGCGACGGCAAGATTGTGCACGCGACGCTGGGCATCAGCAGCCGCACGGTCAGCAATGCGACCGCCACCGGTGCCGAGGTGGCCAACGTCAAGGCCGGCAGCCCCGCCGAAAAGGGTGGCATGCTGGAGAACGATGTCGTCGTGAAGGTAGGCAACCGGACGGTGGCCGATGCCGACGAGTTCGTGGTCGCGGTGCGGCAGTTGAAGATCGGGCAGGAAGCCACCATCACGGTGCTGCGTCAGGGTCGTCCCGTCGAGCTCAAAGTTACTCCCGGTCCAGACGGCTCCTGATGTTCGGCAGTGTCGGCTGGGGCGAGCTGTTAGTCCTGTTGGTGGTGGGGCTGGTGGTCTTGGGGCCGGAGCGGCTTCCCGGGGCGATTCGGTGGACCACCGAGTCCCTGCGCAAGGTCCGCGATTACGCCAGCGGCGCGACGGCCTCCCTGCGGGAAGAGCTGGGGCCGGAATTCGACGATGTGCGCAAGCCGCTTGCCGAGCTGCAGAAGCTGCGCGGTATGACTCCTCGCGCCGTCATCACCAAACATCTTCTGGACGGCGATGATTCGGTGCTCGATTCATTGACCAGGCCGCTGGACGACGTGAAGAAGGCGGTCACCGAGCCGGTGACTTCGCCGGTCGCCAATCCTGAGCTCACCAAGCCGGCGGAGCCCGGTCCGACGCGTTACGACGCCGACGCGACCTGACGCTCCCGTTGCCCCCGGGTAGGTGGGGCTAGTTCCGGCGGGCGGTATCGATGTTCAGCGACATGCCCGCGAGCCCGCGGCTGCGCGTGGAGAGCTTGTCTGCGACCGCGCGAAGGGTCTGGCCTGCAGCCGAATCCGGCTGGCTGAGCACGATCGGCAAACCGTCGTCGCCGCCCTCGCGCACCGCGGGATCGAGCGGGATCTGGCCCAGCAGCGGCACTTTGGTGCCCACCACTCGGGTCAGGCTTTCGGCGACGGTGTCGCCACCGCCGGACCCGAACACCTCCATGCGGGTGCCGTCGGGCAGCACCAGCCAGGACATGTTCTCGACCACGCCGACGATGCGCTGACGGGTTTGGGTTGCGATCGCCCCCGCACGCTCGGCGACCTCGGCCGCGGCCTGCTGCGGTGTGGTGACCACCAGAATCTCGGCACCCGGGATGAGCTGGGCCACCGAGATCGCGACGTCACCGGTGCCGGGCGGCAGGTCCAGCAGCAGCACGTCCAAATCGCCCCAGAACACGTCGGCCAGGAACTGCTGCAGGGCACGGTGCAGCATCGGCCCGCGCCACACCACCGGGGTGTTGCCCTGGGTGAACTGGGCGATCGAGATGACCTTCACGTCATGGGCCACCGGGGGCAGGATCATCCGCTCCACCTGGGTGGGGCGATCCGAGGTACCCATCATGCGTGGTACCGAATGGCCGTAGATATCGGCGTCCAGCAGCCCGACCGAGAGTCCCTTCGCCGCCATCGCGGCCGCGAGGTTGACTGTGACGCTTGATTTTCCGACGCCGCCCTTACCCGATGCGACTGCGTACACACGAGTGAGTGAGCCGGGCTGGGCGAAGGGGATGACCGGTTCGGGGCTGTCGCCGCGCAACTGCTTGCGCAGCTCGGTGCGCTGCTCGTCGTTCATGACGTCGAGCTGCACCCGCACGGTGCCCACGCCGTCGACATCGGCGGCGGCCTGCGTTACCCGCTCGGCGATCTCAGCCTTCTTCGGACACCCGGAGGTGGTGAGGTAGATCCCGATCTCGACGTTGTGGGCGTCGTCGAACGTGATGTCCTTGACCATCCCCAATTCGGTGATGGGACGGCGAAGTTCGGGGTCGATTACCCCGGCGAGTGCGCTGCGCACGGCCGTGGTGAGCTCGGATGTCACTACCCGAGTCTAGGACGTGCCGTTTAGGGCTTTGGCGCTGCCGGTGCAGGCGCAGGTCCAGGGGCCGGTCCCAACTCCACCGGGGGCGGGGGCGGGGCAAACGGGTTGAACGGCTGCGGTGTCGGATTCGGTGCGAACGGATTGAACGGTTCGGCCGGGGGCGGCGGTGGCGCGAACGGGTTGAACGGCTCGGCGGCGGGGGGAGGCGGCGGTGCACAGAAGAACATGCACGGTGCCTGCGGAGCCTCGGGTGCCGGTTGTATTGCTCCGGGAGGGCCCACGACCCCGACCCGGTCGGGCGTCAGGGGGGTGACGATCGGCAGCTGGGCCAGCGGGTCATTAGGTGACAGGCTGGCGACGTCGGTGACCGAACCCGGGCCCAGCCCGCGGGACTCGCCCCCGCCCAGGTGGGCCTTGCGTTCGGGGGCCACATCGGCGGCGGTCAGCGGCGGCAGATTGAGGGGAATCACGCCGGTGGCGTAGCCGGCGGCCCAGGCGAGCACGTTCTGCGCGTAGGCCACCGAGTTGTTGTAGCGCAGGATGGCCGACATCGTTTGCGCGCGATCCCGCAAATTCAATCCACCGCTGCACAAATAGCGGGCGGCGGCCAGGCTGGCATCGAAAACGTTCTGTGGGTCGGCCTTGCCGTCGCCGTCGCCATCGGAGGCGTAGTGGTTCCAGGTGCTCGGCAGGAACTGCATGGGTCCCATGGCCCGGACGTACACCCGCGAACCCTGAGACAGGCTCTGCTCATGGTCGACGATGACCTCGTTACCCGGCAGGG
The nucleotide sequence above comes from Mycobacteroides saopaulense. Encoded proteins:
- the htrA gene encoding serine protease HtrA, with amino-acid sequence MTANQDTAPRLAPRPVDRPPVDPASQRAFGRPSGVSGSFQGADKYRDQGEYTPRVGPPDPVLAQAFGRPDNTTTSLQRHPADAGKLNAVDEGSDAAEDPWRDPTAQVELGRPAVTKAPLAVSGAPAPKLGVRDVLFGGRVSIPALAILAAVALLIGLVGGIIGRKTAEVVQAFTTSKVTLTTDDSTQPDESRFTAVANAVKSAVVTIEASSDDEVAQGSGVVIDPKGYVITNNHVISDAAKNPGKFKIEVIFNDSKKVPANLVGRDPKTDIAVLKVDNVDNLTVARLGDSDKVAVGAEVIAFGSPLGLRSTVTSGIISALHRPVPLSGEGSDTDTVIDALQTDAAINHGNSGGPLIDMKSQVIGINTAGKSLSDSSSGLGFAIPINEAAEVAQTLIRDGKIVHATLGISSRTVSNATATGAEVANVKAGSPAEKGGMLENDVVVKVGNRTVADADEFVVAVRQLKIGQEATITVLRQGRPVELKVTPGPDGS
- a CDS encoding lytic transglycosylase domain-containing protein, producing the protein MELPGWVATSVNHARGAARRVKATSVPWIRVGGLSALVIVGSAVAASSAEVSGQAVVPVPIPMAAAASAQAETGQLNLVTVVRPPTQYRVAPSAAIAPPPPGIVMAPGGLGIPKIALDAYQNAERMMAKAAPGCGVSWNLLAGIGRIESGHANNGATDVKGRVVRPIYGPSLDGSLPGNEVIVDHEQSLSQGSRVYVRAMGPMQFLPSTWNHYASDGDGDGKADPQNVFDASLAAARYLCSGGLNLRDRAQTMSAILRYNNSVAYAQNVLAWAAGYATGVIPLNLPPLTAADVAPERKAHLGGGESRGLGPGSVTDVASLSPNDPLAQLPIVTPLTPDRVGVVGPPGAIQPAPEAPQAPCMFFCAPPPPPAAEPFNPFAPPPPPAEPFNPFAPNPTPQPFNPFAPPPPPVELGPAPGPAPAPAAPKP
- a CDS encoding Mrp/NBP35 family ATP-binding protein, whose protein sequence is MTSELTTAVRSALAGVIDPELRRPITELGMVKDITFDDAHNVEIGIYLTTSGCPKKAEIAERVTQAAADVDGVGTVRVQLDVMNDEQRTELRKQLRGDSPEPVIPFAQPGSLTRVYAVASGKGGVGKSSVTVNLAAAMAAKGLSVGLLDADIYGHSVPRMMGTSDRPTQVERMILPPVAHDVKVISIAQFTQGNTPVVWRGPMLHRALQQFLADVFWGDLDVLLLDLPPGTGDVAISVAQLIPGAEILVVTTPQQAAAEVAERAGAIATQTRQRIVGVVENMSWLVLPDGTRMEVFGSGGGDTVAESLTRVVGTKVPLLGQIPLDPAVREGGDDGLPIVLSQPDSAAGQTLRAVADKLSTRSRGLAGMSLNIDTARRN
- the tatB gene encoding Sec-independent protein translocase protein TatB: MFGSVGWGELLVLLVVGLVVLGPERLPGAIRWTTESLRKVRDYASGATASLREELGPEFDDVRKPLAELQKLRGMTPRAVITKHLLDGDDSVLDSLTRPLDDVKKAVTEPVTSPVANPELTKPAEPGPTRYDADAT